In Candidatus Margulisiibacteriota bacterium, the following proteins share a genomic window:
- the ispG gene encoding flavodoxin-dependent (E)-4-hydroxy-3-methylbut-2-enyl-diphosphate synthase → MKKQSKKIMVGGLPLGGGSPISVQSMTKTKTADVKATVEQINRLAEAGCQIVRCAVPDRESALALKEIKKNIGIPLVADIHFNHEYALLAAEAGVDKLRINPGNIGSEDKVRAVVGAAKERRIPIRIGVNSGSLPKDILEKYHGHVTAEGLIESALRHVAILEKYDFHDIVLSLKATSVPLTIEAYRLMAKKVTYPLHVGITESGIPRTGIIRSAVGIGTILASGIGDTLRVSLTGDPVEEVRVGFEILKALELYKQGVTVISCPTCGRTDVDVVAIASEIEERTRSVKQPLTIAVMGCEVNGPGEAAEADLGLACGKGAGLIFRSGKIVKKVAEAEMVEALMSEVKKIVD, encoded by the coding sequence ATGAAGAAACAAAGTAAAAAAATAATGGTCGGCGGTCTCCCTCTTGGCGGAGGAAGCCCGATCTCCGTCCAATCGATGACCAAGACCAAAACGGCCGACGTTAAGGCGACGGTCGAGCAGATCAATCGTTTGGCGGAAGCCGGCTGTCAGATCGTCCGCTGTGCCGTGCCGGATCGGGAATCGGCCCTGGCCCTTAAGGAGATCAAAAAGAATATCGGTATCCCATTGGTTGCCGATATTCATTTCAATCATGAATACGCTCTCTTGGCGGCCGAAGCGGGAGTTGATAAACTAAGGATCAATCCCGGCAACATCGGCAGTGAAGATAAGGTCCGGGCCGTTGTCGGCGCCGCCAAAGAACGGCGGATCCCGATCCGGATCGGGGTCAATTCCGGCTCTTTGCCGAAAGATATCCTGGAAAAGTACCATGGTCACGTCACCGCCGAGGGGCTGATCGAAAGCGCCCTCCGGCACGTCGCGATCCTGGAGAAGTATGATTTCCATGATATCGTTCTGTCGCTCAAGGCGACTTCGGTCCCGCTGACGATCGAAGCGTATCGGCTGATGGCCAAGAAAGTTACTTATCCTCTCCATGTCGGGATCACCGAATCGGGAATTCCCAGGACCGGGATCATTCGCTCGGCGGTCGGGATCGGGACGATCCTGGCCTCCGGGATCGGCGATACCCTTAGAGTTTCCCTGACCGGCGACCCGGTCGAAGAGGTCCGGGTCGGTTTTGAGATCCTCAAGGCGCTGGAACTTTATAAGCAGGGAGTGACCGTGATCTCTTGCCCGACCTGCGGCCGGACCGACGTCGATGTCGTGGCGATCGCGAGCGAAATTGAAGAGCGGACCCGTTCGGTCAAACAGCCGCTGACGATCGCGGTCATGGGGTGCGAAGTCAACGGTCCGGGAGAAGCGGCCGAAGCCGATCTTGGCCTGGCTTGCGGTAAAGGGGCCGGTTTGATCTTCCGGTCTGGTAAAATAGTCAAGAAGGTCGCCGAAGCCGAAATGGTCGAGGCGCTGATGTCGGAGGTAAAGAAAATAGTTGATTAA
- the purB gene encoding adenylosuccinate lyase, whose product MIDRYTLPKMREIWSEENKYRKWLEVELAACEAWTALGRIPKPALDKIKKKAAFDIKRINEIERETNHDLIAFLTSVAEKVGRESRFIHLGLTSYDVEDTARSIQLREAAELIIKDIEDVIKILKRRAKEEKDTLMMGRTHGVHAEPITFGLKLLVWVGEMDRNLERMKRAKAVVSFGKISGAVGTYALVDPRVEEYVCKKLGLSASPASTQVLQRDRHAEFMTTLAIVAASLEQFATEIRNLQRTEILEVEEPFGKGQKGSSAMPHKKNPITCERITGLARVVRGNAMAAIENVALWHERDITHSSVERIILPDNCMMVDYMLQKFAWVMDGLVVYPQNMRKNIEKSGGMVFSQKLLLILTDRGLTREESYKIVQTAAMKSRSSGKSFKDILMEDREALKHVSPKEIEKIFDIRDNVKNVDVVFRRFGL is encoded by the coding sequence GTGATCGATCGTTATACGTTGCCGAAGATGAGGGAGATCTGGTCGGAAGAGAACAAGTACCGGAAATGGCTGGAAGTTGAATTGGCCGCCTGCGAAGCTTGGACCGCTTTGGGGCGGATCCCCAAGCCCGCGCTGGATAAGATCAAAAAGAAAGCCGCTTTCGACATTAAACGGATCAACGAGATCGAACGGGAAACAAACCACGACCTGATCGCCTTTTTGACCTCGGTCGCGGAGAAGGTCGGGCGCGAATCGCGCTTTATCCACCTTGGGTTGACCTCTTATGACGTCGAAGATACCGCCCGCTCCATCCAGCTCCGGGAAGCGGCCGAACTGATCATCAAAGACATTGAAGATGTCATTAAGATCCTGAAGCGCCGGGCGAAAGAAGAGAAAGATACCCTGATGATGGGGCGGACCCACGGGGTCCACGCCGAACCGATCACTTTCGGTCTGAAATTGCTGGTCTGGGTCGGCGAGATGGACCGGAACCTGGAAAGGATGAAACGGGCCAAAGCGGTCGTTTCGTTTGGAAAAATTTCCGGCGCGGTCGGCACTTACGCCCTGGTCGATCCCCGGGTGGAAGAATATGTTTGCAAGAAACTGGGGTTGTCCGCGTCTCCCGCTTCGACCCAGGTCCTCCAGCGGGACCGCCATGCCGAGTTCATGACCACGCTGGCGATCGTTGCCGCGTCGCTGGAGCAGTTTGCGACCGAGATCCGCAATCTCCAGCGGACCGAAATCCTGGAAGTGGAAGAGCCGTTCGGCAAAGGGCAGAAGGGTTCTTCGGCGATGCCCCACAAGAAAAATCCGATCACCTGCGAGCGGATCACCGGTTTGGCCAGAGTTGTCCGGGGGAACGCTATGGCGGCGATCGAGAACGTCGCTCTCTGGCATGAACGGGATATTACTCACTCCTCGGTGGAGCGGATCATTCTCCCTGACAACTGCATGATGGTCGACTACATGCTCCAGAAGTTTGCCTGGGTGATGGACGGATTGGTCGTTTATCCGCAAAACATGCGCAAGAACATCGAGAAGAGCGGCGGGATGGTCTTTTCCCAGAAGCTCCTCCTGATCCTGACCGACCGGGGGTTGACCCGCGAAGAGTCGTACAAGATCGTGCAGACGGCGGCGATGAAATCGCGCTCGTCCGGCAAAAGCTTTAAGGATATTTTAATGGAAGACCGTGAAGCGCTCAAACACGTTTCCCCGAAAGAGATCGAGAAGATCTTCGACATCCGGGACAACGTCAAGAACGTCGACGTCGTCTTCAGGAGGTTTGGATTATAA
- the purS gene encoding phosphoribosylformylglycinamidine synthase subunit PurS, translating into MAKIKVFVYPKKGVLDPQGKTVESALHTLGYKKVANVRIGKYIELELPDGDNTKLIDEMCRKLLVNSVIEDYHFEVTA; encoded by the coding sequence ATGGCAAAGATCAAAGTTTTCGTTTATCCGAAAAAAGGAGTCCTTGATCCGCAGGGGAAGACGGTCGAGTCGGCCCTGCACACTTTAGGCTACAAGAAGGTCGCCAACGTTCGGATCGGCAAGTATATCGAACTGGAACTGCCCGATGGCGACAACACCAAGCTGATCGACGAGATGTGCCGCAAGCTGCTGGTCAATTCGGTGATCGAAGATTATCATTTTGAGGTAACGGCGTGA
- the purQ gene encoding phosphoribosylformylglycinamidine synthase subunit PurQ → MKFGIIVFPGSNCDQDCYHVAKNVLKQPTKYVWHQETDLSDLDCVILPGGFSYGDYLRTGAIARFSPVMEAVKRFADSGKFVIGICNGFQILTEAGLLPGALQRNRDLHFICKHVDLKVANNQTAFTNACKAGQKLNIPIAHGEGNYTCDAATLKALKQHKQIVFTYAGENPNGSVADIAGICNRRGNVLGMMPHPERASEAIVGSADGLLIWRSLLKK, encoded by the coding sequence GTGAAATTCGGAATTATAGTTTTTCCGGGCTCCAATTGCGATCAGGATTGCTACCATGTCGCCAAAAACGTCCTGAAACAGCCGACTAAATACGTTTGGCACCAGGAAACTGATTTGAGCGACTTGGACTGCGTTATCCTGCCGGGAGGTTTTTCCTACGGCGATTACCTGCGGACCGGGGCCATTGCCCGGTTCTCGCCGGTCATGGAAGCGGTCAAGAGGTTCGCGGATAGCGGCAAGTTCGTCATTGGGATCTGCAACGGTTTCCAGATCCTGACCGAAGCGGGACTTTTGCCCGGAGCTTTGCAGCGTAACCGGGATCTCCACTTTATCTGCAAGCATGTCGATTTGAAAGTCGCCAACAATCAGACCGCTTTTACCAACGCCTGTAAAGCGGGCCAGAAGCTGAACATCCCGATCGCTCACGGCGAAGGGAACTACACCTGCGACGCCGCGACCCTCAAGGCGTTAAAACAGCACAAACAGATCGTTTTTACCTACGCGGGGGAGAACCCGAACGGGTCGGTCGCCGATATCGCCGGGATCTGCAACCGTCGGGGGAACGTTTTGGGGATGATGCCGCATCCCGAGCGGGCCTCGGAAGCGATCGTCGGCTCCGCCGATGGGCTGCTGATCTGGCGCTCGCTTTTGAAAAAGTGA
- a CDS encoding lysophospholipase gives MDKTDVLYRAWGPPKAKAVLLLIHGIGAHSDRWHYLAQSLIKPGYAVYAIELKGFGETKEPRGHIESFDIYFQDIKLLYAKIKQDHPGTKIFIGGESLGGLLSFTLAALNPGYFAGLVLLSPAFKGALKFKLTDLFDFFEGLLFEPNKKLKVPYFSSMATRDPKTLKKMNTDRREVRVTTSKFLLNVLLEQIRANFVIPKIELPVLFLVSGHDLFVSADESRKIFRRLPVKDKTLIEYPEMFHALSFDLGREKVFADLAGWLAKR, from the coding sequence TTGGATAAAACCGATGTCTTGTACCGGGCTTGGGGTCCGCCTAAGGCTAAAGCCGTTCTCCTCCTGATCCACGGCATCGGCGCTCACTCCGACCGCTGGCACTACCTTGCTCAATCCTTGATCAAACCGGGCTATGCCGTTTATGCCATTGAATTAAAAGGTTTCGGGGAAACCAAAGAGCCGCGCGGCCATATCGAATCGTTCGACATTTATTTCCAGGACATAAAATTACTCTACGCCAAGATCAAACAAGACCATCCCGGGACAAAGATCTTTATCGGCGGGGAGAGTCTGGGCGGGCTCCTCTCCTTTACTCTGGCCGCCCTTAATCCCGGCTACTTCGCCGGCCTGGTCCTCCTTTCCCCCGCCTTCAAAGGGGCGTTAAAGTTTAAGCTGACCGATCTGTTCGATTTTTTCGAGGGGCTCCTCTTTGAACCGAACAAAAAGCTCAAGGTCCCCTATTTTTCGTCCATGGCGACCCGCGATCCGAAGACCTTGAAAAAGATGAACACCGATCGGCGGGAGGTCAGGGTCACTACTTCCAAATTTTTATTGAACGTCTTGCTGGAACAGATTCGGGCCAATTTCGTTATCCCCAAGATCGAGCTCCCGGTCCTCTTTCTGGTTTCCGGACACGATCTGTTCGTTTCCGCCGACGAAAGCCGTAAAATCTTCCGGCGCCTGCCGGTCAAGGATAAGACCCTGATCGAATATCCGGAAATGTTCCACGCCCTCTCCTTCGATCTCGGCCGGGAAAAAGTTTTCGCCGACCTGGCCGGCTGGCTCGCCAAACGCTGA
- a CDS encoding class I SAM-dependent methyltransferase, producing the protein MKKHETSWNEVANWYDQLVGEKGSDYHQKVIIPGTLKLLDPRRGEKILDLACGQGVLCRELAKAGVEVTGIDASPNLIKAAIERSPKTIKYQVSDAANLKAFANASFDIVTCIMAIQNIEPLDIVISESARVLKDGGGLLIVTSHPCFRIPRQSGWGFDDQRKLQYRRVDSYLSEMKIPIKMHPGYDPGKITWTFHRPLTTYFTALNKAGLTVARLEEWFSHRQSQPGAKARAENRARQEIPLFLALLAVK; encoded by the coding sequence ATGAAAAAACACGAAACAAGCTGGAATGAAGTCGCCAACTGGTACGACCAACTGGTTGGCGAAAAAGGCTCTGATTATCACCAAAAAGTGATCATTCCGGGAACTCTTAAGCTCCTAGACCCCAGACGGGGGGAAAAGATCCTCGATCTCGCCTGCGGCCAAGGGGTCCTTTGCCGGGAACTCGCCAAAGCGGGAGTTGAAGTCACCGGGATCGATGCTTCCCCTAATCTTATCAAAGCGGCGATTGAACGGAGCCCAAAAACGATCAAATACCAGGTCAGTGACGCCGCCAACTTAAAAGCGTTTGCCAACGCCTCTTTTGATATCGTCACCTGTATCATGGCGATCCAAAATATTGAGCCGCTGGATATTGTGATCAGCGAAAGCGCCCGGGTCTTAAAGGACGGCGGCGGTTTACTGATCGTCACCAGCCACCCCTGTTTCCGCATCCCCCGCCAGAGCGGCTGGGGCTTTGACGACCAACGGAAACTCCAATACCGCCGGGTCGACAGTTACCTCTCGGAAATGAAGATCCCGATCAAAATGCACCCCGGCTACGATCCGGGGAAGATCACCTGGACCTTCCACCGTCCGCTCACAACTTATTTCACCGCTCTCAATAAAGCCGGCTTGACCGTCGCCCGGCTGGAAGAATGGTTTTCCCACCGCCAAAGCCAGCCCGGCGCCAAAGCCCGCGCCGAAAACCGCGCCCGCCAGGAGATCCCCCTCTTCCTCGCCCTGCTCGCTGTTAAGTAA
- a CDS encoding DUF2892 domain-containing protein yields the protein MINITKNENAFDRFIKILVGSIIIFLIFYFKVNIILLAVLLFAALWMVITGLIGYCPLYHLLGINTQK from the coding sequence ATGATCAATATTACCAAGAACGAAAATGCCTTCGATCGGTTTATCAAGATCCTGGTTGGGAGTATTATTATTTTTCTGATCTTCTATTTTAAGGTTAACATTATTCTTTTAGCTGTTCTTCTCTTTGCCGCTCTTTGGATGGTCATAACCGGGCTGATCGGTTATTGCCCCCTTTACCATCTTCTCGGCATTAATACCCAGAAATAA
- a CDS encoding aminotransferase class V-fold PLP-dependent enzyme, with product MSDVLINQLAKRYQLNPTCPQTRHSLRSFINGEPLRLHHLRFLALGANRRVATYDPITGKPWGKTQHIGLNYGATKPLLVPIAEMADYLETNFRENVGRSSGPHAEIMTEALGEARRAIGDFVGYERDRHVVIFTPNTSVGMNLLVKKAVQDEQAVFLLSPVSHHSSQLPQRTNERSIPFEFFQLLPNGTYDLDSIENLLHRFTKSGCYHPILCVESQSNVTGYKTPVEQLCWLAKKYRVKVFIDHAQGASSMKLDLKNLSGEVFIALSGHKLYARDGSGAIIGPKDFFRGAALDPAGGTISGVTSRDIHFADPPANFEPGTPAFIAQASLGKAVHLLTEAGLDNIAGFEAEMARRVIDSISRVKGLEILGESNIDLVPRGPVVSFIMRAANGDRIPPGFIGKALEVFFGVDARVGQFCAHPYVYSLLGVSEQEAIAHAMAHAKKSRAGCAALPGDQSAHAARISWGFPTPHEHLEKIPTMLEHIQRMWPHGILALDAEAGEFYIPDQSRPLTSGQFSIFSNGRYEKE from the coding sequence ATGTCAGACGTCTTGATCAACCAATTAGCGAAACGCTACCAGCTTAATCCAACCTGTCCCCAGACCAGACATTCTTTGCGGTCATTTATCAACGGCGAACCGCTTCGTCTCCACCACCTTCGTTTTTTAGCCCTCGGCGCCAATCGCCGGGTGGCGACTTATGATCCGATCACCGGCAAGCCGTGGGGGAAAACCCAGCATATCGGTCTCAATTACGGCGCGACCAAGCCGCTCCTGGTCCCGATCGCGGAAATGGCCGATTATTTGGAAACTAATTTCCGGGAAAATGTCGGCCGGAGTTCCGGTCCGCACGCCGAGATCATGACCGAAGCGTTGGGGGAGGCGCGGCGGGCGATCGGTGATTTTGTCGGCTACGAGCGCGATCGTCACGTGGTCATCTTTACCCCCAATACCAGCGTCGGGATGAACCTCTTGGTCAAGAAAGCGGTTCAGGACGAGCAGGCGGTCTTCCTGCTTTCGCCGGTGTCGCACCATTCCTCCCAACTGCCGCAACGGACGAACGAACGCTCGATCCCGTTTGAATTTTTCCAGCTTCTGCCGAACGGGACCTATGATCTGGATTCGATCGAAAATTTGCTGCATCGATTCACCAAAAGCGGCTGTTATCATCCGATCTTATGCGTTGAGTCCCAATCGAACGTTACCGGTTATAAAACACCGGTCGAACAGCTCTGCTGGCTGGCTAAAAAATATAGAGTTAAAGTTTTTATCGATCACGCTCAAGGAGCCTCTTCGATGAAGCTTGATCTGAAAAATCTCTCCGGCGAAGTATTTATCGCTCTTTCCGGACACAAGCTTTACGCGCGGGACGGGAGCGGCGCGATCATCGGTCCGAAAGATTTCTTCCGCGGCGCGGCGCTCGATCCGGCCGGCGGCACGATCAGCGGCGTTACTTCCCGGGATATTCATTTTGCCGATCCGCCGGCGAATTTCGAGCCGGGAACCCCGGCTTTCATCGCCCAGGCTTCACTTGGTAAAGCGGTTCATTTGCTGACCGAGGCCGGATTGGATAATATTGCCGGATTTGAAGCGGAGATGGCCCGCCGAGTAATTGACTCGATATCGCGGGTCAAGGGACTGGAGATCCTCGGTGAATCGAACATTGATTTGGTCCCTCGCGGCCCGGTGGTCAGTTTTATCATGCGCGCGGCAAATGGGGACCGGATTCCCCCTGGGTTTATCGGCAAAGCGCTCGAGGTCTTTTTCGGCGTTGATGCCCGGGTCGGCCAATTCTGCGCCCATCCATATGTTTACAGCCTGCTGGGAGTCTCGGAACAGGAAGCGATCGCTCACGCCATGGCTCACGCCAAGAAGAGCCGGGCCGGCTGCGCCGCGCTGCCTGGCGACCAGAGCGCTCACGCCGCCCGGATCAGCTGGGGCTTTCCGACCCCTCACGAACATCTTGAAAAGATCCCGACAATGCTCGAACATATCCAGCGGATGTGGCCGCACGGCATCTTAGCGCTGGACGCGGAAGCGGGGGAATTCTATATCCCTGATCAGTCCCGGCCGCTGACCAGCGGACAATTTTCGATCTTCTCAAACGGTCGATACGAAAAAGAATAG